The Carnobacterium sp. 17-4 genome has a window encoding:
- a CDS encoding helix-turn-helix domain-containing protein, with product MVLGERLKQSRMNKRYSQGDVAKHLHISRQSISKWENGNSYPDLDNLAKLSTYYDVSIDELLKEDQKLKKEIEENKGETENNVHKLVFIHGDTDKDEGLILLILTFVGFLIAPYGIFVAPIVIKRNKKTNTLHKIIYFACACCLLVNLFVIYSLVTDTLGWGGTTTVEYLGE from the coding sequence ATGGTATTAGGAGAACGATTAAAGCAAAGTAGAATGAATAAAAGGTATTCGCAAGGAGATGTAGCAAAGCATTTACATATTTCAAGACAGTCTATTTCAAAATGGGAAAATGGCAATAGTTACCCTGATTTGGATAATTTAGCAAAGTTAAGTACCTATTACGACGTTTCAATTGACGAATTATTAAAAGAGGATCAGAAACTAAAAAAAGAAATAGAGGAAAATAAAGGGGAAACTGAAAATAATGTTCACAAATTAGTTTTTATTCATGGAGATACAGATAAAGACGAAGGTCTAATACTGTTGATTCTTACTTTTGTGGGTTTTCTAATTGCTCCATATGGTATCTTTGTAGCCCCAATTGTAATCAAACGAAATAAAAAAACAAACACACTACATAAGATTATTTATTTTGCGTGTGCTTGTTGTTTGCTCGTTAATCTATTCGTTATTTATAGTCTTGTAACAGATACTTTAGGATGGGGAGGAACAACCACTGTTGAGTATCTTGGCGAGTAG
- a CDS encoding DUF5626 family protein, with translation MKKIVFLLGWFTFFSFITTAKVHAEENVSSLEDSVVYDMKQGGVKQFEVEDDQGETYTITIEEEPQFSIMATSVKNGTYKITKEKALQWKASYKIDVSNHKITRAHSASAVAYTGRFKSSQLKVDNATQATYYLKRKLLIGEASTNLRAKLSGGSISITY, from the coding sequence TTGAAAAAAATAGTTTTTCTTTTAGGTTGGTTCACTTTTTTTAGTTTTATCACTACTGCAAAGGTACATGCTGAAGAAAATGTTTCCTCATTAGAAGATAGTGTCGTTTATGACATGAAACAAGGTGGAGTAAAGCAATTCGAAGTTGAAGATGATCAAGGAGAGACCTACACTATTACCATTGAAGAAGAACCCCAATTTTCCATTATGGCAACTAGTGTCAAGAATGGTACATATAAAATTACGAAAGAAAAAGCTTTACAATGGAAAGCAAGTTATAAGATTGACGTAAGTAACCATAAAATTACAAGAGCCCATTCTGCTTCGGCAGTAGCCTACACAGGGAGGTTTAAGAGTTCACAATTGAAAGTAGATAACGCTACACAAGCCACCTATTATTTGAAACGAAAGTTACTAATTGGCGAAGCATCCACAAACTTAAGAGCTAAATTATCTGGCGGCAGTATTTCTATAACCTATTAA